From Klebsiella electrica, the proteins below share one genomic window:
- a CDS encoding SmvA family efflux MFS transporter — MSRQWLTLVAILLVYLPVAIDATVLHVAAPTLSMSLGTSSNELLWIIDIYSLVMAGMVLPMGALGDKIGFKRLLLLGSAIFGVSSLAAAFSPTALALIGSRALLAIGAAMIVPATLAGIRTTFSQARHRNMALGLWAAIGSGGAAFGPLVGGILLEHFYWGSVFLLNVPIVLAVIAFSARMVPRQPARREQPLNLTQALMLIVAILMLVFSAKSALKGQMAVWMTGAIALVGLALLVRFVRQQLSAATPMVDMRLFTHRIILSGVMMAMTALITLVGFELLMAQELQFVHGKTPFEAGLFMLPLMLASGFSGPVAGAMVSRLGLRQVATGGMLLSALSFLGLSMTDFSTQQWLAWGLMTLLGFSVASALLASSSAIMAAAPKEKAAAAGAIETMAYELGAGLGIALFGLILTRSYSSSIVLPVGVDGQTAAQASSSISEAIALAQSLPAVPAHSLIVAAKTAFISAHSIVLATAGVLLLLLAAGIWRSLAQAPKMN, encoded by the coding sequence ATGTCTCGGCAATGGTTAACGCTGGTGGCGATTTTACTGGTTTATCTGCCGGTGGCGATTGACGCCACGGTACTGCATGTCGCCGCGCCAACGCTTAGTATGTCGTTGGGGACCAGCAGCAATGAGCTGCTGTGGATCATTGATATTTATTCATTAGTGATGGCCGGTATGGTGCTGCCGATGGGCGCGCTCGGCGATAAAATCGGCTTTAAACGTCTGCTGCTGCTCGGCAGCGCTATTTTTGGCGTCTCGTCGCTGGCGGCGGCATTTTCACCCACAGCGCTGGCGCTGATCGGCTCCCGCGCGCTGCTGGCTATCGGCGCGGCGATGATCGTCCCGGCGACGCTCGCCGGTATCCGCACCACGTTTTCGCAGGCGCGTCACCGCAACATGGCGCTTGGCCTGTGGGCGGCGATTGGCTCTGGCGGGGCCGCCTTCGGCCCGCTGGTGGGCGGCATCCTGCTGGAACATTTTTACTGGGGGTCGGTGTTCCTGCTCAACGTGCCCATCGTGCTGGCGGTTATCGCCTTCAGCGCCCGGATGGTACCTCGTCAGCCGGCGCGCCGCGAACAGCCGCTTAATCTGACCCAGGCATTGATGCTGATTGTGGCGATCCTGATGCTGGTGTTCAGCGCAAAATCGGCGCTGAAAGGGCAAATGGCCGTATGGATGACCGGCGCCATCGCGCTGGTGGGGCTGGCGCTGCTGGTGCGTTTTGTTCGCCAGCAGCTTTCCGCCGCGACTCCGATGGTCGATATGCGCCTGTTTACGCATCGCATTATCTTAAGCGGCGTGATGATGGCGATGACCGCGCTGATCACCCTCGTCGGCTTTGAGTTGCTGATGGCGCAGGAACTGCAGTTCGTCCACGGCAAAACGCCGTTTGAAGCCGGGCTGTTTATGCTGCCGCTGATGCTGGCGAGCGGGTTTAGCGGCCCCGTCGCCGGAGCGATGGTTTCCCGTCTCGGTCTGCGCCAGGTCGCAACCGGCGGGATGCTGCTGAGCGCGCTCAGTTTCCTTGGCCTGTCGATGACCGATTTCAGCACCCAGCAGTGGCTGGCATGGGGATTAATGACTCTCTTAGGGTTCAGCGTCGCCAGCGCATTGTTGGCTTCCAGCTCCGCCATTATGGCGGCGGCGCCGAAAGAGAAAGCGGCGGCGGCTGGCGCCATTGAAACCATGGCGTATGAGCTGGGGGCCGGTCTGGGGATCGCGCTGTTCGGCCTGATCCTGACCCGCAGCTACAGTTCATCGATTGTGCTGCCCGTCGGGGTGGACGGCCAGACCGCGGCGCAGGCCTCATCATCCATCAGCGAAGCGATCGCGCTGGCGCAGTCGCTGCCCGCGGTTCCGGCGCATTCGCTGATTGTCGCGGCGAAAACCGCATTTATCAGCGCTCACAGTATTGTGCTGGCCACCGCCGGAGTGCTGCTGTTGCTGCTGGCCGCCGGGATCTGGCGCAGTCTGGCGCAGGCGCCGAAAATGAACTAG
- a CDS encoding TetR family transcriptional regulator translates to MHYLNREARREVIMLAAMRVALQGGLGAMTVRQIAAEAGVATGQLHHHFTSIGKLKAQVFVRLNREMLDIQLVAEDASSRERLFSMLGSEDGRLEPYIRLWREGQLLSGSDSDIKEAYLLTMSMWHEETVRIIRRGCDSGEFHPVDSAENIAWRLIALVCGLDGIYALGMEAIDDSAFTQYINHYITLELMPR, encoded by the coding sequence ATGCACTACTTAAATCGGGAAGCTCGTCGCGAGGTGATCATGCTGGCGGCGATGCGCGTCGCACTGCAGGGTGGCCTGGGCGCCATGACCGTCCGGCAAATCGCCGCCGAAGCCGGGGTCGCCACCGGGCAGCTGCATCACCATTTCACCTCCATCGGCAAACTTAAGGCGCAGGTCTTCGTCCGTTTAAACCGCGAGATGCTCGATATCCAGCTGGTCGCGGAAGACGCCAGCTCCCGCGAGCGTTTATTCTCAATGCTCGGCAGCGAGGATGGTCGGCTGGAACCCTACATCCGCCTGTGGCGCGAGGGACAGCTGCTTTCCGGTAGCGATAGCGACATCAAAGAGGCCTATCTGCTCACCATGTCGATGTGGCATGAAGAGACGGTCAGGATAATACGCCGCGGTTGTGACAGCGGCGAATTCCACCCCGTGGATAGCGCGGAGAATATCGCCTGGCGCTTAATTGCCCTGGTCTGCGGGCTGGACGGGATTTATGCGCTGGGAATGGAGGCTATCGACGACAGCGCATTTACACAATACATCAATCATTACATAACGTTAGAGCTGATGCCCCGCTAA
- a CDS encoding carboxymuconolactone decarboxylase family protein, whose amino-acid sequence MDKVNLTRENLAALAPKLASLSEEVLFGDIWQRPALSPRDRSLITLSALVAMYRPEQLAWHLKFARANGVTESEITELFTHLSFYAGWPAAVSALNVFSQPDTE is encoded by the coding sequence ATGGACAAAGTTAATCTGACACGAGAAAACCTGGCGGCGCTGGCGCCAAAGCTGGCATCACTGAGTGAAGAGGTCCTGTTTGGCGATATCTGGCAGCGCCCGGCGCTGTCGCCGCGCGACAGAAGCCTCATCACTCTCAGCGCGCTGGTCGCGATGTATCGCCCGGAACAGCTTGCCTGGCACCTGAAATTTGCCCGCGCTAACGGCGTAACGGAGAGCGAAATCACCGAGCTTTTTACCCATCTGTCGTTTTACGCCGGATGGCCTGCGGCGGTGTCGGCACTGAATGTGTTTAGCCAGCCCGATACCGAATGA
- a CDS encoding tautomerase family protein yields MPVTHIAISEARFGQWHAQISIDLQQALVDHFSVPPGDCFQLFDCYSPRQRVFDPDYLCGAEGGRSDDYLLFQITAGKARSPHQKQVFYQHLVARLEQSLGISPHNIMVVIAFTAPEDWSFGCGKMFGLTDIPPPL; encoded by the coding sequence ATGCCGGTAACCCACATCGCCATATCTGAGGCGCGCTTCGGGCAATGGCACGCTCAAATCTCCATCGACTTGCAGCAGGCGCTTGTCGACCATTTTTCGGTCCCGCCTGGCGACTGTTTTCAGCTTTTTGACTGCTACAGCCCGCGACAGCGCGTGTTTGACCCTGACTACCTCTGCGGCGCAGAGGGCGGGCGCAGCGACGATTATCTGCTGTTTCAGATAACGGCCGGTAAAGCGCGCAGCCCTCATCAGAAACAGGTTTTTTATCAACATTTAGTCGCCAGACTTGAACAGTCGTTGGGGATCAGCCCGCACAACATCATGGTGGTCATCGCATTTACCGCGCCGGAGGACTGGTCATTCGGCTGCGGGAAAATGTTCGGCTTAACGGATATTCCGCCGCCGCTGTGA
- the nhoA gene encoding N-hydroxyarylamine O-acetyltransferase: MSQFLSAYFSRLGWTGTPEVSLNTLRELHIHHNGAIPFENLDVLLPREIHLDDRTLEEKLIHGRRGGYCFEQNGLLERALRELGFDVRSLLGRVVLANPPQMPPRTHRLLLVEVEGERWIADVGFGGQTLTAPIRLLADVEQSTPHGVYRLICEGDEWTLQYSHHGHWQSMYLFDLGHQYAADYVMGNFWSAHWPQSHFRHHLLMCRHLPDGGKMTLTNFHFTHWDNAHVVEKVDLPDVPALYEALQTRFGLGVDDTKYGFTEAELAAVMAAFDTHPEAGK, from the coding sequence ATGAGTCAATTTTTAAGCGCTTATTTTTCTCGTCTGGGCTGGACGGGAACCCCTGAGGTATCGCTTAACACCCTGCGCGAACTGCATATTCACCACAATGGCGCGATCCCGTTTGAAAATCTGGATGTGCTGCTGCCCAGAGAGATCCATCTCGACGATCGGACGCTGGAAGAGAAGCTGATTCATGGCCGTCGCGGTGGTTACTGCTTTGAGCAAAACGGGCTGCTGGAGCGGGCGCTGCGCGAGCTGGGTTTTGATGTCCGCAGCCTGCTGGGCCGCGTGGTGCTGGCGAATCCGCCGCAGATGCCGCCGCGAACCCATCGCCTGCTGCTGGTCGAGGTTGAAGGCGAGCGCTGGATTGCCGATGTCGGCTTCGGCGGCCAGACCCTGACCGCGCCCATCCGCCTGCTGGCGGATGTGGAACAGTCAACTCCGCACGGCGTCTACCGGCTGATTTGTGAAGGCGATGAATGGACGTTGCAGTACAGCCATCACGGCCACTGGCAGTCGATGTACCTTTTCGACCTCGGGCACCAGTATGCCGCTGACTATGTGATGGGGAATTTCTGGTCGGCGCACTGGCCGCAGTCGCATTTCCGCCACCATCTGCTGATGTGCCGTCACCTGCCGGACGGCGGAAAAATGACGTTAACCAATTTCCACTTCACCCATTGGGATAACGCCCATGTGGTCGAGAAGGTTGATTTACCGGATGTTCCGGCGCTGTATGAAGCGCTGCAAACCCGCTTCGGTCTTGGCGTCGATGATACCAAATATGGCTTTACCGAAGCCGAGCTTGCAGCGGTCATGGCGGCGTTTGATACCCATCCGGAGGCGGGGAAGTAG
- a CDS encoding ABC transporter permease codes for MKQKLISGVTLTVLLVLVALPLLFIVLQAIFPHFSAGSLSEALTGVPTLLADPQLLPMLGGTLWVAGGVALMSVVIGLPLGVLRGLFNVPLPRLWDLLFLIPFLTPPYIAALSWMLVLQSNGYLQQLTGWDLNDLLFSRSGIVLVMTFNIFPVVYFAVSRSLLASGQRLAIVARVHGASAWRAFWHITLPMLSPALAAGMLLAFTLAIEEFGVPAALGTRAGLVMLTVGIEKKLADWPIDLPGASLLSLLLIAVALLAWWLQKRLVGDKEITSVTGKPGENCGAELGWLALPAVLLMLGIGGVAVVLPGAAMVLTGLMGTLSGGIHADNFTFRHFAALFARQGDALSALGTSLSLALASALIVGLLGLVVAWLVLVQKIKGRGIVDALSLVPAALPGVVVGVGLILLWNQPFWPVSPYNSGWMLLLSYCCLLLPWPVRYVGSALRQLGTNLEPAARVHGASPLQALRLIVLPLVFPALLAAMLMVFAIASRELVTSLLLAPAGTQTVAVFIWRQFEQGSIGEGMAMASLTLLTGLVLMLGALALMQRGTRGQR; via the coding sequence GTGAAACAGAAACTGATTTCCGGCGTCACCCTGACGGTGCTGCTGGTGCTGGTGGCGTTACCGCTTTTATTCATCGTGTTACAGGCGATTTTCCCCCATTTTAGCGCCGGTTCCCTGAGCGAAGCGTTGACCGGCGTACCGACGCTGTTAGCCGATCCTCAGCTCCTGCCGATGCTCGGCGGCACCCTGTGGGTCGCCGGCGGCGTGGCGCTGATGAGTGTGGTTATCGGCCTGCCGCTGGGGGTGCTGCGCGGTCTGTTTAATGTTCCGCTGCCGCGCCTGTGGGACCTGCTGTTCCTGATCCCGTTTCTCACGCCGCCCTATATCGCGGCGCTGTCGTGGATGCTGGTGCTGCAAAGCAACGGTTATCTGCAACAGCTAACCGGCTGGGATCTGAACGATCTGTTGTTCAGCCGCAGCGGCATCGTGCTGGTGATGACCTTTAATATTTTCCCGGTGGTCTATTTTGCCGTCTCCCGCAGCCTGCTGGCGAGCGGCCAGCGGCTGGCGATCGTCGCGCGCGTTCACGGCGCCAGCGCCTGGCGGGCCTTCTGGCATATTACGCTGCCGATGCTTTCCCCGGCGCTGGCGGCAGGGATGCTGCTGGCGTTTACCCTGGCGATTGAGGAGTTTGGCGTCCCGGCGGCGCTGGGCACGCGGGCCGGGCTGGTGATGCTGACCGTCGGTATCGAGAAAAAGCTGGCCGACTGGCCCATCGATCTGCCCGGCGCGTCGTTGCTGTCGCTGCTGCTGATTGCGGTGGCGCTGCTGGCCTGGTGGCTGCAAAAGCGGTTGGTGGGGGATAAAGAGATTACCAGCGTGACCGGCAAGCCGGGAGAAAATTGTGGGGCGGAGCTGGGGTGGCTGGCGTTGCCCGCGGTTCTGCTGATGCTGGGCATCGGAGGCGTCGCGGTGGTGCTGCCGGGGGCGGCGATGGTTCTGACCGGCCTGATGGGCACCTTATCAGGCGGCATTCATGCCGATAATTTTACCTTCCGCCATTTTGCCGCGCTGTTTGCCCGGCAGGGGGATGCGCTGTCGGCGCTGGGCACCAGCCTTTCTCTGGCGCTGGCCTCGGCGCTGATCGTCGGTCTGTTGGGGCTGGTCGTCGCGTGGCTGGTGCTGGTGCAGAAAATCAAAGGCCGCGGGATCGTCGATGCGCTGTCGCTGGTGCCGGCGGCGCTGCCGGGCGTGGTCGTCGGCGTCGGGCTGATTCTGCTGTGGAACCAGCCGTTCTGGCCGGTTTCGCCCTATAACAGCGGATGGATGCTGCTGCTGTCTTATTGTTGCCTGTTGCTGCCGTGGCCGGTGCGCTATGTTGGCAGCGCCCTGCGTCAGCTGGGCACGAATCTCGAACCGGCGGCGCGAGTGCACGGCGCGTCGCCGCTGCAGGCGCTGCGTCTGATTGTGCTGCCGCTGGTCTTTCCGGCGCTGCTGGCGGCGATGCTGATGGTGTTTGCCATCGCTTCACGCGAGCTGGTGACGTCGCTGCTGCTGGCTCCGGCGGGGACGCAAACCGTGGCGGTATTTATCTGGCGTCAGTTTGAGCAGGGGTCGATAGGCGAGGGTATGGCGATGGCCTCGCTGACGCTGTTGACCGGTCTGGTGTTGATGCTCGGCGCGCTGGCCTTGATGCAGCGCGGCACGCGCGGTCAACGGTGA
- a CDS encoding ABC transporter substrate-binding protein — MKTVMTVKKGAVLAMLLSATMMSSAHALTVYTAGPGSLAKSLASGYEKKTGVKVNIFQATTGKVMARLDAEQANPQADVLISASWDTAEDLHQRGWLLPYQSANADKVPANLKSADYVAQGISALGIVWNSKSGTPEPKEWRDLTETAFKDKVTTPDPALSGASLDLLIGLQNGMGDKAWALFDDLKKNGMVVSGPNAQAVTPVMQGAKAAVFGAVDYVSYGNIDQGESLKVIFPASGTVIAPRPMMILKTTAHADDAKAFVDYVLSPEGQALVAGAWLMPARSDIPAKRPLLKELKILPTTSDGKSERSAVLSRFNTLFAQ, encoded by the coding sequence ATGAAAACCGTTATGACCGTTAAGAAAGGAGCTGTGCTCGCGATGTTGTTGTCTGCCACCATGATGTCCAGCGCCCACGCGCTGACCGTATATACCGCTGGACCGGGTTCGCTGGCGAAAAGTCTCGCCAGCGGCTATGAGAAGAAAACCGGGGTGAAGGTCAATATTTTCCAGGCCACGACCGGCAAAGTAATGGCTCGTCTTGATGCGGAGCAGGCCAACCCGCAGGCGGATGTGCTGATCTCCGCCTCCTGGGATACCGCGGAAGATTTGCATCAACGCGGCTGGCTGCTGCCGTATCAAAGCGCTAATGCCGATAAGGTCCCGGCGAACCTGAAATCGGCGGATTATGTGGCGCAGGGGATATCGGCACTGGGGATCGTCTGGAACAGCAAAAGTGGCACCCCGGAGCCGAAAGAGTGGCGCGACCTGACCGAAACGGCGTTTAAAGATAAGGTCACCACGCCAGATCCGGCGCTCTCCGGCGCATCGCTGGATTTGCTGATCGGGTTGCAAAATGGCATGGGCGACAAGGCCTGGGCACTGTTCGACGATCTGAAAAAGAACGGCATGGTGGTCAGCGGGCCGAATGCGCAGGCGGTGACGCCGGTGATGCAGGGGGCGAAAGCGGCGGTGTTTGGCGCGGTGGACTATGTCTCTTACGGCAATATCGACCAGGGTGAATCCCTGAAGGTGATTTTCCCCGCCAGCGGCACGGTGATTGCCCCGCGACCGATGATGATCCTCAAAACCACGGCGCATGCTGACGATGCCAAAGCCTTCGTGGACTACGTGCTGTCGCCGGAGGGCCAGGCGCTGGTCGCCGGGGCGTGGCTGATGCCTGCGCGTAGCGACATTCCGGCCAAACGCCCGCTGCTCAAAGAACTGAAAATCCTGCCGACCACCAGCGATGGCAAGAGCGAACGCAGCGCGGTGCTTTCCCGCTTTAATACGCTTTTCGCCCAGTAA
- a CDS encoding ABC transporter ATP-binding protein: MMRALTGIKLDGVSFAFGTHTVLNQIDLHIDAGSIVALLGPSGCGKSTLLRLLAGLSVPAGGEIRFGDRLVAKPGWGMPPEQRDIGMVFQDYALWPHMTAAQNVAFPLRMRGVARDARQQRVNDALAMVGLSGFADRKPSGLSGGQQQRVALARAIVAEPRVLLFDEPLSNLDSELRESLCVEMSRLLRQLGITAVYVTHDRREAELLADRIVHLSAGTIAAVRTITSSSGELA, encoded by the coding sequence ATAATGCGCGCGCTTACCGGCATCAAACTCGACGGCGTTTCGTTCGCCTTCGGCACTCATACCGTTCTGAATCAGATAGACCTGCATATCGATGCTGGCAGCATCGTGGCGCTGCTGGGGCCGTCTGGCTGCGGCAAAAGCACCCTGCTGCGCCTGCTGGCGGGGCTCAGCGTCCCGGCTGGCGGCGAAATACGCTTTGGCGATCGTCTGGTGGCGAAACCCGGCTGGGGCATGCCGCCGGAGCAGCGTGATATCGGCATGGTTTTTCAGGATTACGCCCTGTGGCCGCATATGACGGCGGCGCAGAATGTCGCCTTTCCTCTGCGTATGCGCGGCGTAGCGCGCGATGCCCGACAGCAGCGGGTGAATGACGCGCTGGCGATGGTTGGTCTGAGCGGCTTTGCCGATCGTAAACCCTCCGGCCTTTCCGGCGGCCAGCAGCAGCGCGTGGCGCTGGCTCGCGCCATCGTCGCTGAACCTCGCGTGCTGCTATTTGACGAACCGCTCTCCAACCTCGATAGCGAACTGCGCGAATCGCTGTGCGTGGAGATGAGCCGTCTGCTGCGCCAGCTGGGGATCACCGCGGTGTATGTGACTCACGACCGCCGCGAAGCCGAACTGCTGGCCGACCGAATTGTTCATTTATCTGCCGGCACTATTGCCGCCGTTCGTACCATCACTTCATCCTCCGGGGAACTCGCATGA
- a CDS encoding flavin reductase family protein, whose translation MSRFRHVELQYASRLLNHGPTILITSYDAASQRRNVMAAAWSMPVEFAPPRLAIVVDKSAWTREIIERNGTFGIVVPGVEAASWTYAVGSISGRDEDKFNAYGIPVVQGPELGLPLIEEKCLAWMECRLLPPTAAQEQYDTLFGEVVSAAADERVFVTGRWQFDDDKLNTLHHLGTGNFVASGRHVRANTLEE comes from the coding sequence ATGAGCCGTTTTCGCCATGTGGAACTCCAGTACGCCAGCCGCCTGCTCAATCATGGGCCGACCATTCTGATAACCAGCTACGATGCCGCTTCGCAGCGCCGTAACGTCATGGCCGCCGCATGGTCGATGCCGGTCGAGTTTGCGCCGCCCCGGCTCGCCATCGTGGTGGATAAGAGCGCCTGGACACGGGAAATCATTGAGCGCAACGGCACTTTCGGCATCGTCGTACCCGGTGTCGAGGCCGCCAGCTGGACCTACGCGGTCGGCAGCATCAGCGGACGCGATGAGGATAAATTTAACGCTTACGGCATTCCCGTCGTGCAGGGGCCGGAGCTGGGACTACCGCTGATTGAAGAGAAGTGCCTGGCGTGGATGGAGTGCCGACTGTTGCCGCCAACGGCAGCTCAGGAGCAGTACGATACGCTGTTTGGCGAGGTGGTTTCCGCCGCCGCCGATGAGCGCGTTTTCGTTACCGGGCGCTGGCAGTTCGACGACGATAAGCTCAATACGCTGCATCATCTCGGCACCGGCAACTTTGTCGCCAGCGGCCGCCACGTGCGCGCCAATACTCTGGAAGAGTAA
- a CDS encoding ClbS/DfsB family four-helix bundle protein codes for MSVPQTQAQLLQAINKNYDKLAGYLAHIPPEIAEQKTLPGHVQGSEMSVRDLVCYLLGWQDLVLKWLAHDEAQQPIDFPETGFQWNQLGLLAQKFYLDYPSQDYPTLLVSLHQAKRQIIAHIEARNDDTLYGRPWYGKWTLGRMISLNTSSPYANASARLRKWAKQQHVALK; via the coding sequence ATGAGCGTACCGCAAACCCAGGCGCAACTTCTGCAAGCCATCAATAAAAACTACGATAAATTAGCCGGTTATCTGGCGCATATTCCCCCGGAGATCGCGGAGCAAAAGACCCTCCCCGGTCATGTCCAGGGAAGCGAAATGAGCGTTCGCGATCTGGTCTGTTACCTTCTGGGATGGCAGGATCTGGTGCTCAAATGGCTGGCTCACGACGAAGCGCAGCAACCCATCGACTTCCCGGAAACCGGTTTTCAGTGGAACCAGCTTGGGCTGCTGGCGCAAAAGTTCTACCTCGATTACCCCTCGCAGGACTACCCCACTCTGCTCGTCTCTTTGCATCAGGCTAAACGGCAGATTATCGCCCACATCGAGGCGCGGAATGATGACACGCTTTATGGCCGACCGTGGTACGGGAAATGGACGCTGGGGCGGATGATTTCACTTAACACCTCGTCGCCTTATGCCAACGCCAGCGCGCGCCTGCGCAAGTGGGCGAAACAACAGCATGTCGCCTTGAAATAA
- the pptA gene encoding tautomerase PptA: MPHVDIKCFPRELSDEQKSALAADITEVLIRHLNSKDGAVSVALTLVEQSDWQKVWDSEIAPQMAQLIKKPGYSM, translated from the coding sequence ATGCCGCATGTTGATATTAAATGTTTCCCCCGCGAACTGAGCGATGAACAAAAAAGCGCTCTGGCCGCCGACATCACCGAGGTGTTGATCCGCCATCTGAACAGTAAAGACGGGGCGGTGAGCGTCGCCCTCACTCTGGTTGAGCAAAGCGACTGGCAAAAAGTCTGGGACAGCGAAATCGCCCCGCAGATGGCGCAGTTGATTAAGAAGCCAGGTTACAGCATGTAG
- a CDS encoding glutathione S-transferase family protein translates to MITVYGVPGWGSAISELMLTLANIPYHFVDVAGFDQPGPQRDSLMQINPLCQVPTLRLADGSVMTESAAIALMILDSRPDLAPAPGTAQRHQFQRLLIWLVANVYPTFTYADYPQRWAADAAEQLRENCIRYRQSLYLWLEQQLAAAPYALGAEITLLDCYIATMCRWGPRREWFAEHTPKFIAVADKVCQRPELQRVLRDNELI, encoded by the coding sequence ATGATTACCGTCTATGGCGTTCCCGGCTGGGGATCGGCGATTAGCGAGCTGATGCTGACCCTGGCCAATATTCCTTACCATTTCGTCGACGTGGCGGGTTTCGACCAGCCTGGCCCGCAGCGCGACAGTCTGATGCAGATAAACCCGTTGTGTCAGGTTCCCACTTTACGACTGGCGGACGGCAGCGTGATGACCGAATCCGCCGCTATCGCCCTGATGATCCTCGATAGCCGTCCGGATCTGGCGCCTGCGCCGGGCACAGCGCAGCGCCATCAGTTTCAGCGTCTGTTGATCTGGCTGGTGGCCAATGTTTATCCCACCTTTACCTATGCCGATTATCCGCAGCGCTGGGCCGCCGACGCGGCGGAACAGCTGCGGGAAAACTGCATCCGCTATCGTCAATCGCTGTATCTGTGGCTGGAGCAGCAGCTGGCGGCGGCGCCTTATGCGCTGGGGGCGGAGATAACCCTGCTGGATTGTTATATCGCGACGATGTGCCGCTGGGGCCCGCGGCGGGAGTGGTTTGCCGAACATACGCCGAAGTTTATCGCCGTGGCTGACAAGGTCTGCCAGCGCCCGGAGCTGCAGCGGGTACTGCGTGACAACGAGTTGATTTAA